A single region of the Hippopotamus amphibius kiboko isolate mHipAmp2 chromosome 6, mHipAmp2.hap2, whole genome shotgun sequence genome encodes:
- the TRMT11 gene encoding tRNA (guanine(10)-N2)-methyltransferase homolog isoform X3: MALPATLNRYLLLMAQEHLEFRLPEIKSLLSLFGGQFTSSQETYGMSPFWILSIPSEDIARNLMKRTVCAKSIFELWGHGKSPEELYSSLKNYPAEKMVPFLHSDSTYKIKIHTFNKTLTQEDKVKRIDALEFLPFEGKVNLKKPQHIFSILEDYGLDPNCIPENPLNIYFGRWIADGQRELIESYSVKKRHFIGNTSMDAGLSFIMANHGKVKENDIVFDPFVGTGGLLIASAHFGAYVYGTDIDYNTIHGLGKASRKNQKWRGPDENIRANLRQYGLEKYYLDVLVSDASKPSWRKGTYFDAIITDPPYGIRESTRRTGSQKEIPKGIEKCPESHVPVSLSYHLSDMFFDLLNFAAETLVLGGRLVYWLPVYTPESLLTLTALLLTATIMMTFLFHHSFCVWYITRFDNLTSINPAVCMPKIH; the protein is encoded by the exons ATGGCGCTGCCGGCTACCCTGAACAGGTATCTTCTGCTCATGGCACAGGAGCACCTGGAGTTCCGCCTGCCG GAAATAAAGtctttgctttcactttttgGAGGTCAGTTCACCAGTAGTCAGGAAACTTATGGAATG tctcctttttgGATTCTTAGCATTCCCTCTGAAGATATTGCCAGAAACTTAATGAAACGGACAGTGTGTGCCAA GTCTATATTTGAATTGTGGGGTCATGGAAAGTCTCCAGAGGAGCTGTATAGTTCTCTGAAAAACTACCCTGCGGAGAAGATG GTTCCATTTCTGCattcagattctacatataaaataaagattcacACATTTAATAAAACATTGACACAAGAAGACAAAGTCAAACGGATAGAt gcaCTTGAATTTCTGCCATTTGAAGGAAAAGTGAATTTAAAGAAGCCACAACATATATTCTCTATTTTGGAGGATTATGGTTTAGACCCAAACTGCATCCCTGAGAAtccacttaatatttattttggtagATGG ATTGCAGATGGGCAGAGAGAGCTAATTGAGTCATACAGTGTCAAAAAGAGACACTTCATTGGAAATACCAGCATGGATGCTGGTTTATCATTCATCATGGCCAATCatggaaaagtgaaagaaaatgatattGTATTTGATCCATTTGTTGGAacag gtgGCCTTCTGATAGCATCTGCTCATTTTGGTGCATATGTATATGGGACAGACATAGACTACAACACCATTCATGGCTTGG gaAAGGCTAGTAGGAAAAACCAGAAATGGAGAGGACCAGATGAAAACATTAGGGCAAATCTTCGTCAGTATGGCTTAGAGAAGTATTACCTTGATGTCCTTGTTTCGGATGCATCTAAACCTTCTTGGAGGAAAGGCACATATTTTGATGCAATCATCACTGATc CTccatatggtattagagaatctACAAGAAGAACAGGTTCACAGAAGGAAATACCAAAAGGGATAGAAAAATG tCCAGAAAGCCACGTTCCTGTTTCCCTGAGCTATCATCTGAGTGATATGTTTTTTGACTTGTTAAACTTTGCAGCTGAGACCCTCGTGTTAGGTGGAAGACTAGTCTATTGGTTACCAGTGTACACACCAGA GTCACTACTCACATTGACAGCTCTATTGTTGACAGCCACCATCATGATGACTTTTCTATTCCATCATTCCTTCTGCGTAT ggTACATCACTAGATTTGACAATTTGACATCTATAAACCCTGCTGTTTGCATGCCTAAG